The following proteins come from a genomic window of Loxodonta africana isolate mLoxAfr1 chromosome 19, mLoxAfr1.hap2, whole genome shotgun sequence:
- the RPLP0 gene encoding large ribosomal subunit protein uL10, with the protein MPREDRATWKSNYFLKIIQLLDDYPKCFIVGADNVGSKQMQQIRMSLRGKAVVLMGKNTMMRKAIRGHLENNPALEKLLPHIRGNVGFVFTKEDLTEIRDMLLANKVPAAARAGAIAPCEVTVPAQNTGLGPEKTSFFQALGITTKISRGTIEILSDVQLIKTGDKVGASEATLLNMLNISPFSFGLIIQQVFDNGSIYNPEVLDITEETLHSRFLEGVRNVASVCLQIGYPTVASIPHSIINGYKRVLALSVETNYTFPLAEKVKAFLADPSAFVAAAPVAAAATTAAPAAASAPAKVEAKEESEESDEDMGFGLFD; encoded by the exons ATGCCCAGGGAAGACAGGGCGACCTGGAAGTCCAACTACTTCCTTAAGATCATT CAACTTTTGGATGATTATCCAAAATGCTTCATCGTGGGAGCGGACAACGTGGGCTCCAAGCAGATGCAGCAAATCCGCATGTCCCTCCGGGGGAAGGCCGTGGTGCTGATGGGCAAGAACACCATGATGCGCAAGGCCATCCGAGGGCACCTGGAAAACAACCCGGCTCTGGAGAA ACTGTTGCCTCACATCCGGGGGAACGTAGGCTTCGTGTTCACCAAGGAGGACCTTACTGAAATCAGGGACATGCTGCTGGCCAACAAG GTGCCAGCTGCTGCCCGTGCTGGTGCCATTGCCCCATGTGAGGTTACCGTGCCAGCCCAGAACACTGGTCTGGGTCCCGAGAAGACCTCCTTCTTCCAGGCTTTGGGCATCACCACTAAGATCTCCAGAGGCACCATTGAAATCCTg AGTGACGTGCAGCTGATTAAGACTGGAGACAAAGTGGGAGCCAGCGAAGCCACACTTCTGAACATGCTGAACATCTCTCCCTTCTCCTTTGGGCTGATCATCCAGCAGGTGTTTGACAATGGCAGCATCTACAACCCTGAAGTGCTTGACATCACAGAGGAGACTCTGCATTCTCGCTTCCTGGAG GGTGTCCGCAATGTTGCCAGCGTGTGTCTGCAGATTGGTTACCCAACTGTTGCCTCAATACCGCATTCTATCATCAATGGGTACAAGCGGGTCCTGGCTCTGTCTGTGGAGACTAATTACACCTTCCCACTGGCTGAAAAG GTCAAGGCTTTCTTGGCTGATCCATCTGCCTTTGTGGCTGCTGCCCCTGTGGCCGCTGCTGCCACcactgctgctcctgctgctgcttcgGCCCCGGCCAAAGTTGAAGCAAAGGAAGAGTCAGAGGAGTCTGACGAGGATATGGGATTTGGTCTCTTTGACTAG